Below is a window of Mycobacterium dioxanotrophicus DNA.
ATGCATGTAGTGGGTGAACTGGCCCTGGTAAGCACCTGGGCCGCCGAACTTCACCCCGCCACCTTCACCGGAGGACACCGCTGTACCGTCGGGCAACGTCACCGCGGTGTGCGACGCGTTCCACCCAATCACCAGGGCATTGGGTGCTGCGCCATGGACGAACCCGCGGGAAGCTAGTTCGGATGCCTCGTTGGCGGTGCTGAATCGGCCCGAGAATGGGTCGCGTCCCACCGCGGTGTTCGCTACCCAGGACGCCAACCCAGAACAGTCGGTTCCCGCGGCGCTATTGCCCCCGGGGATGTACGGAGTTCCCTGGACCTTGGACAGAAGGACCAGGATCGCTGCGATCGCGTCTGGTGTCATGCCCGCACTGTCTCCGATGCGGACATGACACGGCGCACGTGGCGCGAGTCAGCAAAAACTTAGCTATCACGCAGGTAGAGAACTTCGACTGTGTGCGTTCATGTCCAGTGCCGCACTGCCAGGTTCCGCAAACGGTGCGTTCACACCACCGCTCGCGCATCGCCCGCCGCGGGCGTGCAGCTGGTCGCATGTTGAGTGCCGTGGCCCGCTCGCTCTCTCCTAGGGGCCATGCTCCAAAGACCCAGCGCTCCCGGCAACGCCTGTTCTCGCCAACATGTCACGTCCCTACGCTGTTACGGTAGCCGCCACGGGTGGTTTTGCCATAATCTCCACGTTAGAGACGTGAACGCGCCTCGGTTAAAGCGGAAGGACGCACTATGCCTATCCACCCCCAGCGCACCTACGACCTGACCGACGAGGCAGTGGGAGCGGTGCTGCGTCAGGCACGCGTAGCAGTGGGGATGGATCTCGATGCCGGCGCCGAGGCATCCAACGTCAATCGCGCAGTCCTCTCGCGGATCGAGATCGGTGACCGGCCATGCCGTGTTCCAGAACTCGACGCCCTATCCCGGGCCTACGACATCCCCTCGCACATCATGATGCAGGCGATCTCCGGCGATGACCGGGCGATGGCCCGTGTCCGGCGCGCACGCAGACAGGCTCCGGAATCGGTCCCGGCCAACACCTCTCCTCGAGGTGCGAAGAAAGCTCCTACCAAGAAAGTCGCGGCCGCCACCGTGAAGAAGTCTGCGCCAGTCAAAGTCGCTAAAGCCCCCGCCAAAAAGGCTGCCGCGACCGCGAAGAAAGCCACGCCCGCCAAAGCCCCGCGCAAAGTTGCAGCCAAGAAGACAACACGGACGACCTCCTCTCGCACTCGCTAATTCGATACTCCCCCGACACGTCTTCCGCCGGCGCAATCGCGCCTCACACGCGGTTTCACTGCGCCGACCGCAAGTCTGCGGAACA
It encodes the following:
- a CDS encoding helix-turn-helix domain-containing protein; protein product: MPIHPQRTYDLTDEAVGAVLRQARVAVGMDLDAGAEASNVNRAVLSRIEIGDRPCRVPELDALSRAYDIPSHIMMQAISGDDRAMARVRRARRQAPESVPANTSPRGAKKAPTKKVAAATVKKSAPVKVAKAPAKKAAATAKKATPAKAPRKVAAKKTTRTTSSRTR
- a CDS encoding peptidoglycan endopeptidase, with protein sequence MTPDAIAAILVLLSKVQGTPYIPGGNSAAGTDCSGLASWVANTAVGRDPFSGRFSTANEASELASRGFVHGAAPNALVIGWNASHTAVTLPDGTAVSSGEGGGVKFGGPGAYQGQFTHYMHLPVVANTPPEDPGPPRA